The following proteins come from a genomic window of Candidatus Paceibacterota bacterium:
- a CDS encoding NlpC/P60 family protein, with protein sequence MWRYRIGFTAEQLNANLGVQMSFEDICLFLDSHGLSFTYDLPEQVIRSVIPQVLGAKYKNPSVMREDAPQSFSCSSLVSYLYILAGMPWMPSISVDKYVFGDVITEDELRFGDLIFTNSGEGRIYYETIEWKKGTPVPEGVDHVGVYMGDGKVLHASKKSGGVAIEDLSIAPSFDRIVGYRRIGDITKKHFAVFIPDEMPALRNTEAFFTWMSQNKKTP encoded by the coding sequence ATGTGGCGTTATAGAATTGGATTTACAGCAGAACAACTCAATGCGAATCTTGGAGTACAAATGTCATTTGAGGACATTTGTCTATTTTTAGACTCTCATGGACTTTCTTTCACGTATGATTTACCTGAGCAGGTTATTCGCTCCGTTATCCCGCAAGTACTTGGAGCAAAGTATAAGAATCCCTCAGTTATGCGAGAGGATGCACCTCAAAGTTTCTCGTGCTCATCGCTGGTGAGCTATCTCTATATACTTGCGGGAATGCCTTGGATGCCATCAATTTCTGTCGACAAGTATGTTTTTGGTGATGTTATAACTGAAGATGAACTTCGTTTTGGAGATTTGATATTTACAAATTCGGGCGAGGGTAGGATATATTACGAAACAATCGAGTGGAAGAAGGGAACTCCCGTGCCCGAAGGTGTTGATCATGTAGGGGTATACATGGGGGATGGAAAAGTCTTGCATGCAAGTAAGAAATCAGGTGGTGTGGCAATTGAAGATCTCTCTATTGCTCCATCTTTTGACCGTATTGTCGGCTACAGAAGAATCGGTGATATCACCAAGAAGCACTTCGCTGTGTTTATACCAGATGAGATGCCCGCATTACGCAATACCGAAGCATTCTTCACTTGGATGTCTCAAAACAAGAAAACGCCCTAG
- a CDS encoding VanW family protein — protein sequence MRVRELRKSGILVRLQLRDGSIRELSVPHVSLGLNADESFEFYRLPSTRQIINFHLYGIAPAEEEIVNSHAITQFFAQSLSDVLHVPTDAHYVYVKGSILVADDAPGQSLPIDEIVAQMKDIVRQQAVKTISIASVDTPARVQSANLMGQRELAEILRKSRGFQVYSGEYAWTLSGATLLPMLTYDSNSKSLIVDEEKLYAHIKTLAHSLITEPLLEPQFAINNGRLAVAREGKPGHDIDVHTLATKINDWIAAKAAMRSAGKVTDKREMVSLAYLTTMPRYSLAMLSALRITDLVGTAKTSFKGSSADRIHNISLGASRVTGFLVQPGEEFSLVQSIGYAEKENGYKEEYVIKGDRSRKEAGGGLCQVATTFFRAALDAGLKITERHNHRYVVGYYGPGLDAGIYAIDHDFRFINDFASPLLVQVRIEGTNLIVEFFGHGDRRTAVTTKPLITEILPPPPPDFRFSKSIPFGKTECTDHPREGMTSYATTTIRYQSGEVRSALWKSTYAPWPKICLIGTGGLDIYQQDD from the coding sequence ATGCGCGTTCGAGAGTTGCGAAAGAGTGGTATTCTTGTTCGCCTTCAATTACGTGATGGTTCGATCAGAGAATTAAGTGTCCCTCATGTGTCTCTCGGACTTAATGCAGATGAAAGCTTTGAGTTCTATCGTCTGCCAAGCACTAGGCAGATTATCAATTTTCACCTTTATGGTATTGCGCCGGCTGAGGAGGAGATTGTAAATTCGCACGCCATAACACAGTTTTTTGCCCAATCGCTCTCTGACGTACTGCACGTACCGACTGATGCACATTATGTATACGTAAAGGGAAGTATTCTCGTTGCGGATGATGCACCGGGACAGTCGTTGCCGATTGACGAAATCGTTGCACAAATGAAAGATATTGTGCGACAGCAAGCAGTGAAAACAATCAGCATAGCGAGCGTAGATACTCCTGCGCGAGTGCAATCTGCCAATTTAATGGGTCAGAGGGAACTTGCAGAGATACTACGTAAGAGTCGCGGTTTTCAAGTGTACTCTGGTGAATATGCTTGGACTTTAAGCGGTGCGACATTGTTGCCAATGCTCACGTATGACAGTAACTCGAAATCGCTTATCGTCGATGAGGAAAAGCTTTACGCACATATTAAAACGCTTGCACACTCTCTCATTACCGAGCCTCTCCTTGAGCCGCAGTTTGCCATCAATAATGGTCGTCTTGCTGTTGCGCGAGAGGGAAAGCCGGGTCATGACATAGATGTCCACACTCTTGCAACGAAAATAAATGATTGGATTGCTGCAAAGGCCGCGATGCGTAGTGCGGGGAAGGTGACCGATAAAAGGGAAATGGTTTCGCTTGCCTATCTTACTACTATGCCACGTTATTCTCTTGCTATGCTCAGTGCGCTGAGAATCACTGACTTAGTGGGCACTGCGAAGACGAGTTTCAAGGGCTCATCTGCTGATCGTATTCACAATATTTCTCTTGGGGCAAGTAGAGTTACTGGTTTCCTTGTTCAACCCGGAGAGGAATTTTCACTTGTGCAGAGCATCGGTTATGCAGAAAAAGAAAATGGGTATAAAGAGGAGTATGTCATCAAGGGAGATCGAAGTCGAAAAGAGGCTGGGGGAGGACTGTGTCAGGTTGCGACTACATTCTTTCGTGCTGCATTAGATGCTGGCCTAAAAATTACTGAGCGACATAATCATCGCTATGTTGTGGGGTATTATGGTCCCGGTCTTGATGCGGGTATCTATGCAATTGATCATGATTTTAGATTCATAAATGACTTTGCGTCGCCACTGCTTGTACAAGTGCGAATAGAAGGCACCAATCTCATTGTTGAATTTTTTGGTCATGGTGACAGGCGAACAGCAGTTACTACGAAGCCCTTAATCACAGAAATACTTCCACCGCCGCCTCCAGATTTTCGATTCTCTAAGTCAATTCCATTTGGGAAAACGGAATGCACTGACCATCCTCGTGAAGGGATGACGAGTTATGCTACAACAACAATACGTTATCAAAGCGGAGAGGTCCGTTCAGCACTATGGAAGAGTACCTATGCTCCATGGCCCAAGATATGCCTTATTGGGACAGGTGGCCTTGATATCTACCAACAAGATGACTAA
- a CDS encoding CAP domain-containing protein: MLTWLKQHFIPHEGNDHRPHILRTPGAQLLLFLLLASQAFFLLYSFIILPTSKQVAAVLVPILISETNKERTNAHLSVLSKNELLMKSAQLKANDMAAKGYFAHNSPSGDEPWVWFRQVGYDYRFAGENLAVNFVESKDITDAWMNSPTHRDNLLSGKYTQVGIATALGKYKGKDAIFVVQHFGTPLAFAPAPNPRPVAAAIGGLSTAAGEAVRRVEPRVLGAESAGTVETKVSFLEKVKTQPRTLALVIELAIALIASTALLLAFFIKIRVQHPIIIANGLMIVAMTIGLAFMNVLVTRGSI, translated from the coding sequence ATGCTGACCTGGCTTAAGCAACATTTTATCCCACACGAAGGAAACGATCATCGCCCTCATATTCTACGCACCCCCGGTGCGCAGCTGCTGCTTTTCCTTCTACTCGCATCACAGGCGTTCTTCCTCCTCTATAGTTTTATCATTCTGCCAACAAGCAAGCAAGTTGCAGCAGTATTGGTGCCGATACTTATTTCTGAGACGAACAAGGAGCGAACGAATGCCCACCTTAGTGTACTGTCAAAGAATGAACTTCTTATGAAGTCAGCACAGCTTAAGGCAAATGACATGGCAGCGAAAGGTTACTTCGCACATAATAGCCCTAGTGGTGACGAACCTTGGGTGTGGTTCAGGCAAGTCGGATATGATTATCGTTTTGCAGGCGAGAACTTGGCTGTGAACTTCGTTGAATCAAAGGACATCACTGATGCCTGGATGAATTCACCAACTCATCGTGATAATCTCTTGAGTGGTAAGTATACACAAGTCGGTATTGCTACTGCGCTAGGGAAGTATAAGGGTAAAGATGCTATCTTTGTTGTACAGCATTTCGGCACGCCGCTCGCATTTGCTCCCGCACCAAACCCACGCCCTGTTGCTGCAGCAATCGGGGGCTTGAGTACCGCAGCGGGCGAGGCGGTACGCAGGGTTGAGCCACGAGTGCTCGGAGCAGAGAGCGCTGGAACAGTCGAAACGAAAGTTTCTTTCTTGGAAAAGGTCAAAACTCAGCCACGTACGCTGGCACTTGTCATTGAGTTGGCAATTGCGCTAATTGCTTCTACTGCACTACTTCTCGCATTCTTCATTAAGATTCGCGTACAGCATCCAATTATTATCGCCAACGGCCTCATGATTGTAGCAATGACGATTGGTCTCGCATTCATGAATGTGCTTGTGACTCGCGGTTCAATCTAA